The proteins below come from a single Myxocyprinus asiaticus isolate MX2 ecotype Aquarium Trade chromosome 28, UBuf_Myxa_2, whole genome shotgun sequence genomic window:
- the LOC127418838 gene encoding glutathione peroxidase 7-like, whose protein sequence is MILRALTLLSISLCVTEAKQRDFYTFKVVNSRGRLVSLDKYRGSVSLVVNVASECGYTDEHYKDLQQLQKDFGPFHFNVLAFPCNQFGQQEPGSDKEIDSFVRQVYGASFPIFSKIAVVGIGANNAYKYLVEASGKEPTWNFWKYLIDTDGKVVDAWGPTVSVKEIRPQIADMVRKLIIQRKEEL, encoded by the exons ATGATTCTACGCGCGCTTACATTACTATCAATATCATTATGTGTGACTGAGGCCAAACAGAGAGACTTTTACACCTTTAAGGTGGTAAACAGCAGAGGGAGGTTAGTTTCTCTGGACAAATACAGAGGATCG GTGTCACTGGTTGTGAATGTGGCCAGTGAGTGTGGCTACACTGATGAGCACTATAAAGATCTCCAGCAGCTCCAAAAGGACTTTGGGCCATTCCATTTCAATGTGTTGGCCTTCCCCTGTAACCAATTTGGCCAGCAGGAACCTGGCAGCGATAAAGAGATTGACAGTTTTGTGCGGCAAGTCTATGGGGCTTCCTTTCCTATCTTTAGCAAAATCGCTGTGGTTGGAATAGGAGCCAATAATGCTTACAAATATCTTGTGG AGGCCTCTGGAAAAGAGCCGACTTGGAATTTCTGGAAATACCTCATCGACACTGATGGTAAAGTGGTTGATGCATGGGGTCCCACCGTCTCCGTCAAGGAAATCCGTCCCCAGATAGCAGATATGGTTCGGAAGCTAATCATCCAGAGGAAAGAGGAACTTTAG